GGTCCTGCTCGACCTTGGAGCGCAGCCGCTGGACGTGCACGTTGACCAGGCGGGTGTCGGCGGCGTGCCGGTAGCCCCAGACCTGCTCCAGCAGCACCTCGCGGGTGAACACCTGCCACGGCTTGCGGGCCAGCGCCACCAGCAGGTCGAACTCCAGCGGGGTCAGCGCGATGGGCTGGCCGCCGCGCTTGACCGAGTGGCCGGCCACGTCGATCACGAGGTCGCCGATCGCCAGCTGCTCCGGCGTCGGCTCCTCCGCCCGCCGCAGCCGTGCCCGGACCCGGGCCACCAGTTCCTTCGGCTTGAACGGCTTGATCACGTAGTCGTCGGCACCGGACTCCAGGCCCACGACGACGTCGACCGTGTCGCTCTTGGCCGTCAGCATCACGATGGGCACCCCGGACTCCGCCCGGATCTGCCGGCACACGTCGATGCCGTCGCGACCGGGCAGCATCAGGTCCAGCAGCACCAGATCGGGCTTGCTCTCCCGGAAAGCGGCCAGCGCCTTGTCACCGTCGGCGCAGAACGACGGCTCGAAACCCTCTCCGCGCAGCACGATGCCAAGCATCTCCGACAGCGCGGTGTCGTCGTCGACGACCAGGACACGTCCCTTCATACCGACCATCATCCCATTTGCATATCGGTTCCTGTGACCATCGGTGATCGAGGTCACGTACTGCTGTCCATTTCCACGTCATTCGTGGTCGTCCAGCAGTTTCCGTGGCCGTCGATGTCCGTTGACGGTCGATTGACGTTTGTCCGACGACAGGCGCGGACATCGCGCTGACACCAGGCGGCGAGCCTAGTACCTGTCCCGGCTGGACATGCCCCGCTCGCTCCACCGGCACATCCGGCCAGTATGGCCCCGCCCGAGGCGGAGCGGCACCCGAACGCCCGGCCGGACCCCGCCCGACGACGATCTCTCTCCCCCCGACGACGATCTCCTCGCCCGCCGACGATCTCCTCCCCGCCCGGGACCGCCGCAGGCCCCGGGCGGACGCCCCGCCTCCGCCTACCGGCACACCGCCGCGAGCGTCTCCGCCGTCACCGGGGAGACCACGCCGTTCTCGGTCACGATGGCCGTGATCAGCTCCGGCGGGGTCACGTCGAACGCCGGGTTGTACGCCTGCGTGCCCAGCGGCGAGGGGGCCAGATCGGTCACCTCGCTCCCCGCGCGCTGCTCGACCTCGATCGAGGCCCCGTCCGGCGTGTCCAGGTCCACCGTGGTGGTCGGCGCCACGACGACGAAGGGCACATGGTGGTACCGGGCGAGCACCGCCAGCGGGTAGGTGCCGACCTTGTTCGCCGTCGAACCGTCCGCCGCGATCCGGTCGGCCCCCACCAGCACCGCGTCCACCTCACCGCCGGTGAACAGCGAGCCGGCCGCGTTGTCGGAGAGCAGCGTGTACGGCATCCCCGCCCGGGCCGCCTCGTACGCGGTCAGCCGGGCCCCCTGCAGCAGCGGACGCGTCTCGTCCACCCACAGCCGCCGCAGCCCCCCGGCCCGGTGCACCGCCAGCACCACGCCCAGGGCGGTCCCCTCGCCGCCCGACACCAGGGCGCCGGTGTTGCAGTGGGTCAGCAGCCGGAAGCCGCCGCCGGGCACCAGCTCGCCGAGCAGCCGCGATCCGTGCTCGGCCATCGCCCGGCTCGCGACGGCGTCCTCGGCATGCAGCGCGCGGGCCTCCGCGAGCGCGGCGGCCGCGGCCTGCCCCGGCTCGGCCTTCCGGTGGGCCTCCAGGGCCCGCCGCACCCCGTAGCTGAGGTTGACCGCCGTCGGCCGGGCCTGGGACAGCAACTCAGCAGCCTCCTCGACGTCATAGCCGCGTCCCGCCGCGAGCGCCACCCCGTAGGCGCCGGCCAGGCCCAACAACGGGGCGCCACGGACGGCCAGCGACCGTATCGCCGCCACCAGTGCGTGCACGTCCGTGCACACCAACTCGACTTCCTCGTGGGGCAACCGGGTCTGGTCCAACAGCACCAGGACCGGCCCCTCGGGCGGCTCCGCCCAGCGCAGTGCGGGGAGGGCAGCGTTCTCAGCTCGCGTCGCTTGATCAGCCATCCCCTCAGTCTGCCTCCACACGGCGCCCTGACGTGAGCCCGTGACACGATGGCGCTCCGAACAGGCCGTGCAACCCAAAGGGGCAGCCTCCGATGACCGACAATCCGGGCTGGGCATCGCCCGGACCCTCCGACTCCCGCGAGCCGCGAGACGGCGACCGCCCCGATCCGTCCACCCAGGACCCCGATCCGCCCGTCCCAGGCCCTGATCCGTCCGTGCCATCCGCTCCGCATTCATCCGTGCCATCCGCTCCGCATTCATCCGTGCCATCCGCTCCGAACGAGCGGCCCGCTGACGACGCGTCCGCGGACACTTCCGAGGGGTCGGGGGTTCCGGACAGGGTCACGCCGACCGACGGGGCGGAGCCGGCCGACGGTGCCGGGAGAGTCGAACCCGCCGCCGCGTCAGGCGAGTCCGCGGGAGCGGAGCGACAACGGATCGGTGCTGACGACGAGTCCGGCCCGCCATCCGCTCCGCCGGGAGCACCGCCCGCCGGCTGGTCCCACCGACAGCCGCCGCCGCAGGCCGGATGGACCTCCGCCGGCCTTCCGCCGGCCGGGCCTTCGGCTCCTCAGCCGCCGCAGTACCAGGGCGGCCCACGCTGGGGGCCTCAGGTCCAACGACCCGGCGGGCAGCAGTCCGGGTGGCAGCGGCCAGGCCCGGGCGGTGGCTGGAACGGCGGTTGGGGCGCCGGCTGGAACGGGGCTCCGCAGGCCCCCAAGCCAGGCGTGATCCCGCTGCGGCCGCTCGGCTTCGGCGAGATCCTCGACGGCGCGATCAGCACGGTACGCCTGCACTGGCGGTCCGTCCTCCCCCTCACCTTGGGCGTGGGAGCCGTCACCCAGGCCGTCAGCGTCGTCACCCAGCACGCCTATACCGACAACGGCCGTCTCAACAGGCTGACGCACGAGCAGAACCCCTCGATGCACGACATCGTGTCCGCCTACCGCGACGCCTACTGGCCGACCCTCATAGGCGGGCTCCTCATGGCGTTCGGCGTCCTCCTGGTGACGGCGGTGCTGACGACGGTGGTCAGCCGCGCGGTGTTCGGCTGGACGGTGACGGCCTCGGCCATGTGGCGCGACGCCCGGCCCCGCCTGCCCAGGCTGGTGGGGCTCACGTTGCTGATGTCCGTCGGCTACGTGGTAGTGCTGCTGATCGCGATGCTTCCGGGGATCCTGCTCATCGCAGCCGGGTCGGATGATGCGGGCGCAGCACTGACAGTGCTGGGCGCGATCGTCGGTTCGGCCTGTGTCATCTGGCTGTGGGTGCTGCTCTCCCTCGCTCCACCGGCCCTCGTCCTGGAACGCCAGAAGGTCTTCGCGGCCCTGAAGCGCTCGGCCAAGCTGGTGCGGGGCGCCTGGTGGCGGGTCCTGGGCATCCAGATCCTCGCCGCTCTCCTGGCCGTCCTGGCCTCGTCCGTGGCTCAGCTCCCCTTCGCGGGCCTCGCCTCCTGGTTCACCGGCGACAGTGTGCTGACGGACTCCGGCCATCCGGGCTGGACGTACCTCATCATCGTCGGTGTCGGACAGGCGATCGCCAGCGCGTTCACGATGCCGGTCATGGCCGGTGTGATCGCGCTGCTGTACGTCGACCAGCGCATCCGGCGTGAATCCCTCGACATCGAGCTCGCTCAGGCGGCTCAGGCCCAGCAGCGCTGATTCCTTCCCCGTCCCTTTCCTATTCCTTCC
This portion of the Actinacidiphila yeochonensis CN732 genome encodes:
- the mtrA gene encoding MtrAB system response regulator MtrA — its product is MMVGMKGRVLVVDDDTALSEMLGIVLRGEGFEPSFCADGDKALAAFRESKPDLVLLDLMLPGRDGIDVCRQIRAESGVPIVMLTAKSDTVDVVVGLESGADDYVIKPFKPKELVARVRARLRRAEEPTPEQLAIGDLVIDVAGHSVKRGGQPIALTPLEFDLLVALARKPWQVFTREVLLEQVWGYRHAADTRLVNVHVQRLRSKVEQDPERPEIVVTVRGVGYKAGPG
- the mtnA gene encoding S-methyl-5-thioribose-1-phosphate isomerase; amino-acid sequence: MADQATRAENAALPALRWAEPPEGPVLVLLDQTRLPHEEVELVCTDVHALVAAIRSLAVRGAPLLGLAGAYGVALAAGRGYDVEEAAELLSQARPTAVNLSYGVRRALEAHRKAEPGQAAAAALAEARALHAEDAVASRAMAEHGSRLLGELVPGGGFRLLTHCNTGALVSGGEGTALGVVLAVHRAGGLRRLWVDETRPLLQGARLTAYEAARAGMPYTLLSDNAAGSLFTGGEVDAVLVGADRIAADGSTANKVGTYPLAVLARYHHVPFVVVAPTTTVDLDTPDGASIEVEQRAGSEVTDLAPSPLGTQAYNPAFDVTPPELITAIVTENGVVSPVTAETLAAVCR